ATACCCTTTATAACTATATTATTAACTTGATAGTCTGTTAGATTTAAATCAAGCTTTTTATGAATACACTCAATCTTTGAACATATTGTACAAATAAAATGAGAATGTTTCGTTTTTTGAATTTCAAAATACCTTTTTTTATCATTTGATTCAAAAGAGTCTATTAAGTCTTCTTCTTCAAATTTTGTAATATTTCTATAAAAAGTTGCTTTATCCATTGAAAGCTCATTTTTAATATCTTCATAAGACAAAGGCTTATCTGAATTAACAAGTATCTCAAGAATTACTTTTCGAGCAGTTGTTAATTTTATATTTTTATCAGTTGTTAATTTTTCTATATTCATATTTTATTATATCAATTTATGTTTAAAGTTTTTTTACAACTAAGTTGCGTTAAAGAGTTTTTTTATTAAAATTCCAAATGCGCAACCAGGTTGCATAAATATAATAGATTAATTAGGATTATAATGAATAAAATAATATTAGTAGCTTTAATGATGATTTCATCTTTATATGCGACAAAAAAAGATGTAACTGTTAGTATTGTACCTCAAAAATATTTCGTAGAAAAAATTGCAGGAGATAAAATAAACGTTAATGTAATGGTTAAGCAAGGTTTTTCTCCAGCTACATATGAACCACGTACTTCTCAAATGAAGAAATTATCGCATTCAAGTGTGTATTTTGCAATTGGTGTTCCTTTTGAAAAATCATGGCTTGAAAAGTTTGAAAATGCAAATAAAAAAATGTTAATTGTTCATACGGATAAAGGTATTAAAAAGCTAGAAATGGAAGAACATTCACATCATGAGGAAAAAGGTCATGATGATCATGAAGAACATGGACATGAAAAGCACGATGACCATGAAGAACATGGACATGAAGGTTTAGACCCACATGTATGGTTAGATCCAGTTGCTGTTAAAATACAAGCTTTAAATATTTATGAAACATTAGTTAAAATTGATGAAGTTAATAGCTCTTTTTATAAAACTAACTATGAAAATTTCTTAAAAGAACTTGATACTTTAAATGAAAAACTTACTAATATTTTAAAACCTTTTGAGCATAAAGCTTTTATGGTATTTCATCCATCATGGGGATATTTTGCAAATAGATATTCATTAGAACAAGTTGCTATTGAAGTAGAAGGGAAAGAACCAAAACCAAAAGAGTTAATTGAATTAATAAAAGATGCACAAGAACATAAAATCAAAATAGTTTTTGTAGCTCCTCAATTTTCACAAAAAAGTGCAAAAATTATTGCTAAAAGTATAAATGGAAATGTTCATACTATTGATCCTTTATCAATAAATTGGGAAACAAACCTAATTGACTCAGCAAAAAAAATAGCTGATACATATAAATGATAAGATTTCTCACCTTACTTCTTTTTATTCAAAGCATCCTTTTAGGATGCTCGATATGTTCAATAACAACTCCACGAACAGATATTTCTATAAATATAACTGCTGATAAAACACTAATAAAAGATGCCCACTTTAAATGGACTTTTTCAAAAGAATTTACAGAAGAACTTTTACGTTTATATGACACAAATCTTGATTTAACTTTTAGTAAGCAAGAACTTGAACCTATCGAAGAATCTCTTTTAACTTATATTGAACCCTTGAATTATCTTACTTTTTTATCATATTCAAACAAAATTGAAGAACACAGTAGAATTATAAATATTAAAAGTCATAAAATATCATTTGTAAATAATATTCTAAGCTTTGAATATGTTGCTAAATTAAACTACAAAATTATTGATAAAAATAAATTGTATATTCGTCTTTATGATGATTATGGATATTTTTCTATTTTCTTTGATGAGTTAAAGCAATCTTTCACAATTCCTTATAATGTGAGAAAAGATTTTAAAGAAGATAATATTACTTATACTATTGATGCTCCTTCATTGGTAAATGAAAAAAGACCTGCTATCACAAATGAAGATGAAATAGAAATTAAAAAACAAAGTGATGAAATAGTTGAAGAAAAAGAATTAACAATCACACAAAGCTTCAAAGAAGAAAATCTTATAAAAGTAAAAGATACTAACAAAGAAGAAAAAACACTAGATAAATTTGTTCAAAAAATAAAAGAGTATTTATTAGCTGTTGAAAAAGGTGAAGATAAATATGCAATGGTATTTTTACTTTTTGCTTCATTTGTTTATGGGATGATTCATGCTTTAGGACCAGGACATGGAAAAGCATTGGCTTTCTCATATTTTAGTTCAAGAAAAAGCTCTTATACACAAGCTTTTACAATATCATTTTTTACTGCATTTATTCATATCGTTGGTGCGTTAATTCTTGTTAGTATTTCTATTTTTATTATTGAAGGGATTTTTTCAAGTTTTTTAGATGATTCAATTTCATATATAACAAAGACATCAGCTGTGTTGATTATGCTTTTATCTTTATTTATTTTATATAGAAAATTAAAAAATAAATCTTGTGCTTGTTGTGCTTGTAATATTCCTGAAAGTAAAAATCAGATGTTTACAGTGCCAAAAGAAAAATCAAATTTTGTACTAAAAAACCCACAAGCAGTTCACACTAGTGCTAATAACAAGAAAGAAAATCTATTTTTTGTATTAACAGCAGGGCTTATTCCTTGTCCTGGAACTGTTGTATTATTTGTTTATGCATTTATTTTAGAAACTTACCTATCTGTATTTCTAGCTAGTATTTTTATTAGTTTAGGAATGGGAATAGTGATTTTTGCATCTTCATTTTTAGGTGTTTCTTTACATAAAGTATCTGCAAAATCATCGAAGTTTACAAACTTTTTAGAAATTGCATCACCTATATTTATGTTTTTCTTAGGTTTGTTTTTATTACTTAGTTGGGAAACAATTTAGAGTTTAATAAAACAAATTAAAAGACTAGAATCAATTTAGATTATTCTAATTTTCTAGTCTTTTAAACTCATTTATAATTTCATTTATATTTTCAACTCCAACAGAAATACGAAGTAAATCAATTGGCAATCCAATCTCTTCTAAAAACTCATTTCCTTCTTTACTTTGAATCAAATCCCAATGAGCTAAATAAGTATAAGGCATAAGAAGTGTAAATTCTGTACCTAAACTTGGACCTTTTGCAAAATTTAGATTGTCATATATATCTTTAAATGGTTTATTAAATGTTACAGAGATAATTCCTGTTAGGCTATTATCATCTTTTATTGTTTGAGAATAATTCTCTTTATTTTCTTCATTTAAACAATAATAAATATCTTTAATATATGAGCATTTTTTGAAATACTCAACTAATAGTTTTGTATTAGAAGAAATCTCTTTTACTCTTTTTTCATAGCCTTTTATTTGTAGTGCTAATCTTTGTATATCTTTTATATATACAGGTTCACAGTGAGTGAAAAACTCTACATTCATATGTGAGAGATTATGTTTTTTATTTAAGATAATTGCACCCATTAAAATATCTGCATTTCCACAGGCAAACTTCGTAAGTGATTCTACAAATATATCTGCATAAGCTTCTAAATTTAAATTAAAAGGTGTTGCAAAAGTTGTATCAATTACCAAAGGAATATTATATTCATCACAAAGGCTTCTTAATCTTTTAATATCAACAGTTTTTAAAAGTGGATTTGTAGGCATTTCTGTAACTATTGCTGATACTTTTTTCCCATCAATTTTTAAAAACTCTTCAAGTAAGTCAAGATTTAAAATATCTGGGAATATTTTTGATTGATTATAGTGATGATTTACAATATTCATAGTATCTAAATACAACCAACCAAATTGAACTAAAATAGTTCTTCCATTATGTGATTGAATACTATTTAACCCTCGTACAATTGAATATATTGCATTCATTCCTGAAGGTGCTAGGCATACATTTTTTGAAGGTTGATTATAAGCATTTGCTAAAGTATTTATTATAATATCTTTTGCTTTTTTCTCATCTTCTAGTTTTTCTTCATGGACTGTATTAATCAATTCTACATCAAAAAGGTATTTTTCTGCTAATCTTGAAGATAAATTACAGCCAACATGTTGGATATATGTTAATACTTTTTGAAGTTGAGTTGTTCCTCTTTGAACTAATATTACTCCAAAAGGCTCATCTACTTCAATTTTATTATGAATAAAATACTTATCACTTATTAACTCAACTGCTTTTTTAGAAGATAGTAATACTACTTCAAAATTATCAGATACTTTATATTTATCTTTTATATAAAGTCCTAGCTTTTTTAAGTATGGATGTAGTTTAAATCGTGGATAACCACTTTTTATTTTTTCAAAAATTTGAGGTGTTTGTTTCTCATAATCAATAACATCTTGCATTGTTGGCATCGATACAGATACTGCATGCACATTGTTAATAGGTAGTGTTTGACCACATTCAATAGCTTTAAAAAATTCTTTACTCATTTGTCTTTCTTAATTTACAGCTTGTTCTATA
This sequence is a window from Poseidonibacter parvus. Protein-coding genes within it:
- a CDS encoding Fur family transcriptional regulator; this encodes MNIEKLTTDKNIKLTTARKVILEILVNSDKPLSYEDIKNELSMDKATFYRNITKFEEEDLIDSFESNDKKRYFEIQKTKHSHFICTICSKIECIHKKLDLNLTDYQVNNIVIKGICPNCLKNKG
- a CDS encoding metal ABC transporter solute-binding protein, Zn/Mn family; this encodes MNKIILVALMMISSLYATKKDVTVSIVPQKYFVEKIAGDKINVNVMVKQGFSPATYEPRTSQMKKLSHSSVYFAIGVPFEKSWLEKFENANKKMLIVHTDKGIKKLEMEEHSHHEEKGHDDHEEHGHEKHDDHEEHGHEGLDPHVWLDPVAVKIQALNIYETLVKIDEVNSSFYKTNYENFLKELDTLNEKLTNILKPFEHKAFMVFHPSWGYFANRYSLEQVAIEVEGKEPKPKELIELIKDAQEHKIKIVFVAPQFSQKSAKIIAKSINGNVHTIDPLSINWETNLIDSAKKIADTYK
- a CDS encoding DUF1007 family protein, which codes for MIRFLTLLLFIQSILLGCSICSITTPRTDISINITADKTLIKDAHFKWTFSKEFTEELLRLYDTNLDLTFSKQELEPIEESLLTYIEPLNYLTFLSYSNKIEEHSRIINIKSHKISFVNNILSFEYVAKLNYKIIDKNKLYIRLYDDYGYFSIFFDELKQSFTIPYNVRKDFKEDNITYTIDAPSLVNEKRPAITNEDEIEIKKQSDEIVEEKELTITQSFKEENLIKVKDTNKEEKTLDKFVQKIKEYLLAVEKGEDKYAMVFLLFASFVYGMIHALGPGHGKALAFSYFSSRKSSYTQAFTISFFTAFIHIVGALILVSISIFIIEGIFSSFLDDSISYITKTSAVLIMLLSLFILYRKLKNKSCACCACNIPESKNQMFTVPKEKSNFVLKNPQAVHTSANNKKENLFFVLTAGLIPCPGTVVLFVYAFILETYLSVFLASIFISLGMGIVIFASSFLGVSLHKVSAKSSKFTNFLEIASPIFMFFLGLFLLLSWETI
- a CDS encoding PLP-dependent transferase, yielding MSKEFFKAIECGQTLPINNVHAVSVSMPTMQDVIDYEKQTPQIFEKIKSGYPRFKLHPYLKKLGLYIKDKYKVSDNFEVVLLSSKKAVELISDKYFIHNKIEVDEPFGVILVQRGTTQLQKVLTYIQHVGCNLSSRLAEKYLFDVELINTVHEEKLEDEKKAKDIIINTLANAYNQPSKNVCLAPSGMNAIYSIVRGLNSIQSHNGRTILVQFGWLYLDTMNIVNHHYNQSKIFPDILNLDLLEEFLKIDGKKVSAIVTEMPTNPLLKTVDIKRLRSLCDEYNIPLVIDTTFATPFNLNLEAYADIFVESLTKFACGNADILMGAIILNKKHNLSHMNVEFFTHCEPVYIKDIQRLALQIKGYEKRVKEISSNTKLLVEYFKKCSYIKDIYYCLNEENKENYSQTIKDDNSLTGIISVTFNKPFKDIYDNLNFAKGPSLGTEFTLLMPYTYLAHWDLIQSKEGNEFLEEIGLPIDLLRISVGVENINEIINEFKRLEN